From one Paenibacillus sp. FSL K6-1330 genomic stretch:
- a CDS encoding TetR/AcrR family transcriptional regulator → MNTKNKMNDQKEMSFIEKARRAQIVACAIETIAEDGYAQASIGQIAKRANVSKGVISYHFAGKDELLEQVVTEYYIAFESFMQPILRDEASPKNRLKKYIEANLEFIADHRKMVFAVVEIVTGMRTKEGKPRFSADTDEGVFQPIEAILHAGAKEGSFREFTPLSSRVMALAIGHAIDGFSLELMRNPDLHVKAYVQELITIFDHATRK, encoded by the coding sequence ATGAATACTAAAAATAAAATGAATGACCAAAAGGAAATGTCTTTTATTGAGAAGGCCCGCCGTGCGCAGATCGTGGCATGTGCGATCGAAACCATTGCCGAGGACGGTTATGCCCAAGCTTCGATAGGTCAAATCGCCAAGCGTGCCAACGTTAGCAAAGGGGTGATTTCCTATCATTTTGCAGGCAAGGATGAGCTCCTGGAGCAGGTGGTGACGGAGTATTATATCGCCTTTGAGTCCTTTATGCAGCCAATCCTGCGTGACGAAGCTTCTCCGAAAAACAGGCTCAAGAAGTATATTGAAGCGAATTTGGAGTTTATCGCGGATCATCGGAAGATGGTTTTTGCCGTTGTGGAAATCGTGACGGGCATGAGGACGAAGGAGGGGAAGCCTCGGTTTTCGGCGGATACGGATGAAGGTGTGTTTCAACCGATTGAGGCGATTCTGCATGCAGGGGCGAAGGAAGGAAGCTTTCGAGAATTCACCCCGTTATCCTCCCGAGTCATGGCGCTCGCTATCGGGCATGCCATCGATGGATTCAGCCTGGAATTGATGAGAAACCCCGATCTTCACGTAAAGGCTTATGTACAGGAACTGATTACGATCTTTGATCACGCCACGCGCAAATAA